Within Caproicibacterium argilliputei, the genomic segment GGTGCGCATGACCATCTACCAGCCCCGCCGCGACAATGTCAGCACCTATGAGCTTTCCAAGGACGAGCTTTACCGCTGGGCGGATGAGGTGCTAAAACCGACTGCGGAGCTCGCTTTTGCCGGCGACGGAAACTTCCTGTGCGGTGAGTGGTGCGGTTTTTGTAAGGCGAAGCACGATTGCCGCGCCAGAGCCGAAGCCAATCTGGAACTTGCCCGCTACGACTTCAAGCTGCCGCCGCTATTGACGGATGAGGAAGTCGAGGACATCCTCTCCCGCGCCGATGACCTTGTGTCGTGGGCGGCGGACATCAAGGAATACGCACTCCGCCAAGCGCTCAGCGGCAAGAAGTGGAACGGTTGGAAGCTGGTTGAAGGTCGCTCCAACCGCAGGTACACAAACGATGCCCTTGTTGCCAATGCTGTTGAAAGCATAGGCTTTGACCCCTATGAGCACAAGGTGCTGGGCGTCACCGCCATGCAGAAGCTGCTTGGCAAATCCCGCTTTGAGGAACTTCTTGCACCCTACATTGAAAAGCCGCAGGGCAAACCCACACTCGTGCCAGAGAGCGATAAACGTCCAGCAATCAACACAGCCAAAAATGATTTTATGGAGGAAAACGATTATGAATAACAGCACTACGAAAATCAACAACCCGATGAAGGTCATCACCGGCCCCGATACCCGCTGGTCTTACGCCAACGTCTGGGAGCCGAAGTCTATCAATGGCGGTACGCCGAAATACAGCGTCAGCCTGATTATTCCCAAGTCCGACACCAAGACGCTCGCCAAAATCAAGGCGGCTATTGAGGCGGCATACCACGAGGGAGAATCCAAACTCAAGGGCAACGGTAAATCCGTGCCTCCGCTGGCGGCTCTCAAAACCCCGCTGCGCGACGGCGACACCGAACGCCCCGATGATGAAGCCTACGCCAACGCCTACTTCATCAATGCCAACGCGACTACTGCTCCCGGCATTGTGGACACTGACCGCAATCCGATTCTGACCCGTTCGGAGGTTTACTCCGGCGTGTACGGCAGGGCAAGCATCAGCTTCTATGCTTTCAATTCCAATGGGAACAAGGGCATCGCCTGCGGGCTCAATAACCTGCAGAAAATCCGCGACGGGGAGCCTCTCGGCGGCAAGGCAAGCGCGGAGTCCGATTTTGCCACCGACGATGACGCCGACTTTTTAAACTGAGAAAGGAAAGGTGAAAACATATGACAACCTTACAGACCGTTTTAGTTACCGCCCTTATCGCCATCTGGCTCTGCATCAGTGTCGGGTTCCTTGTCACTGTGATTCAGAGTGCAATATATGACCGCAAGCGCGAAAAACGCGAGAGGGCGCAGGCTGCCCGCGACCTTGAATACCACGAAAAGCGCATGTCGGACTTTAAGTAAAACATCAGGGACGGGCGGCAGAGCTTTCTTTGCCGCCTTGTTCCTATTAAGGACGGTGCTTATGAAATCACTCAGTATCGATATTGAAACATATTCCAGTGTGAACCTTACAAAATCAGGTGTTTATCGCTATGTGGAAGCACCGGATTTTGAAGTGCTGCTGTTCGGCTATAGCGTGGACGGCGGTGCAGTGCGGGTCGTTGACCTTGCCTGCGGTGAAAAGCTCCCGCCTGAGATCGTGTCGGCGCTTACCGACGAGGCTGTGACAAAATGGGCCTTTAATGCCAACTTTGAACGTATCTGCCTGTCCAGATATCTGGGCTTGCCGACCGGCCGTTATCTGGACCCCGGCCAGTGGCGCTGCTCCATGGTATGGGCCGCCACGATGGGCTTGCCGCTTTCGCTGGAGGGCGTCGGTGCTGTGCTGGGGCTGGAAAAGCAAAAGCTCACCGAGGGCAAAGAGCTCATCAAATTTTTCTGTCAGCCCTGCACGCCGACAAAAGCCAACGGGCAGCGTACCCGCAATTACCCGTATCACGCGCCGGAAAAGTGGTCGGCGTTCAAAAAGTATAACGCCCGCGACGTGGAAACGGAAATGTCCATTCAAGAACGGCTTTCCAAATACCCGGTACCGGACAGCATCTGGGACGAATACCACCTTGACCAGGAGATAAACGACCGCGGTGTGGCGCTGGACATGACGCTGGTGCAAGCGGCTATCGCCATTGACGGGCGCTCCCGCTCCGAATTGACCACAGCCATGAAGAAGCTGACTGAGCTGGACAATCCCAACTCTGTGCAGCAGATGAAGCAGTGGCTTGCGGATAATGGCATGGAAACGGATACGCTCGGGAAAAAGGCTGTGGCGGAGCTTTTGAAAGAAGCGCCGCCGGAGCTTGCCGAGGTACTTGCTCTCCGGCAACAGCTCTCCAAATCCTCCGTGAAAAAGTATCAGGCGATGGAGAATGCGGTCTGCGCCGACGGTCGTGCGCGCGGCATGTTCCAGTTTTACGGCGCCAATAGAACCGGCAGATTCGCTGGGCGGCTCATTCAAATGCAAAACCTGCCGCAAAACCATCTGGAGGATTTGGCTGAAGCCCGCGCTCTTGTTCGCTGCGGCGACTTCGATGCGCTGAAAATGCTTTATGAGGATGTGCCGGATACGTTATCACAGCTGATACGCACGGCATTTATTCCGCAAGATGGACGGAAGTTCATTGTGGCTGATTTCTCTGCGATTGAAGCCCGTGTCATTGCGTGGCTTGCCGGCGAGAAATGGCGGCAGGATGTTTTCGCCAAGGGCGGCGACATCTACTGCGCTTCGGCGTCGCAGATGTTTAAGGTGCCTGTTGAGAAGCACGGCATCAACGGGCATCTTCGGCAAAAGGGCAAAATTGCCGAACTGGCTCTCGGCTACGGCGGCTCAGTGGGCGCGCTCAAAGCGATGGGTGCGCTTGACATGGGCTTGACCGAGGAGGAGCTGCCGCCGCTGGTGGACGCTTGGCGGCAATCCAATCCCCACATTGTGAAATTCTGGTGGGCGGTTGATCGTGCTGTGATGGACGCCGTTACCCGTAAAACCACCACGAAAACGCACGGCATCGT encodes:
- a CDS encoding DUF2800 domain-containing protein, coding for MPPKGHAILSASSANRWLHCPPSARLCESYADKGSDYAAEGSDAHALCEYKLRQALGLLSTDPTENLTWFNEEMSDCAAGYAAYVLEQVEAAKQTCADPVVLIEQRVDFSRWVEGGFGTADCIIIADGTLQIIDYKHGLGVLVSAEKNPQMQCYALGSLELFDGIYDIESVRMTIYQPRRDNVSTYELSKDELYRWADEVLKPTAELAFAGDGNFLCGEWCGFCKAKHDCRARAEANLELARYDFKLPPLLTDEEVEDILSRADDLVSWAADIKEYALRQALSGKKWNGWKLVEGRSNRRYTNDALVANAVESIGFDPYEHKVLGVTAMQKLLGKSRFEELLAPYIEKPQGKPTLVPESDKRPAINTAKNDFMEENDYE
- a CDS encoding DNA polymerase; translation: MKSLSIDIETYSSVNLTKSGVYRYVEAPDFEVLLFGYSVDGGAVRVVDLACGEKLPPEIVSALTDEAVTKWAFNANFERICLSRYLGLPTGRYLDPGQWRCSMVWAATMGLPLSLEGVGAVLGLEKQKLTEGKELIKFFCQPCTPTKANGQRTRNYPYHAPEKWSAFKKYNARDVETEMSIQERLSKYPVPDSIWDEYHLDQEINDRGVALDMTLVQAAIAIDGRSRSELTTAMKKLTELDNPNSVQQMKQWLADNGMETDTLGKKAVAELLKEAPPELAEVLALRQQLSKSSVKKYQAMENAVCADGRARGMFQFYGANRTGRFAGRLIQMQNLPQNHLEDLAEARALVRCGDFDALKMLYEDVPDTLSQLIRTAFIPQDGRKFIVADFSAIEARVIAWLAGEKWRQDVFAKGGDIYCASASQMFKVPVEKHGINGHLRQKGKIAELALGYGGSVGALKAMGALDMGLTEEELPPLVDAWRQSNPHIVKFWWAVDRAVMDAVTRKTTTKTHGIVFSARNGMLFITLPSGRDLAYVKPKVGTNKFGGDCITYEGIGGTKKWERLDSYGPKFVENIVQATSRDILCYAMQTLRRCDIVMHIHDELVIEADPSMSLQVICEQMSRTPPWAKGLELRADGYETAFYKKD
- a CDS encoding DUF2815 family protein gives rise to the protein MNNSTTKINNPMKVITGPDTRWSYANVWEPKSINGGTPKYSVSLIIPKSDTKTLAKIKAAIEAAYHEGESKLKGNGKSVPPLAALKTPLRDGDTERPDDEAYANAYFINANATTAPGIVDTDRNPILTRSEVYSGVYGRASISFYAFNSNGNKGIACGLNNLQKIRDGEPLGGKASAESDFATDDDADFLN